A section of the Haloferax sp. Atlit-12N genome encodes:
- a CDS encoding glycerophosphodiester phosphodiesterase produces MLTIGHRGCAGQYPENTISAIEQSAPHVDLVEVDVMRCGTGELVAFHDDDLSRLTTASGRLAETAVDDLTTLRVDGSEATIPRFDHVVKAWPAGTGMNLDTRDPELVEDALAAVEALDERVVLSSPSREAVSIALETPTSAEVGYSFRDDVSAELAWATERGCDFVHVEHGLCTSTDLVEPAHDAGLLVDAWTVDDEVTATTLQSLGVDALTVDRWDVVAVESHS; encoded by the coding sequence ATGCTCACTATCGGGCATCGAGGCTGTGCGGGCCAGTATCCAGAGAACACGATTTCGGCAATCGAGCAGTCCGCGCCCCATGTCGACCTCGTCGAGGTGGACGTGATGCGCTGTGGCACCGGGGAACTGGTGGCGTTTCACGACGACGACCTGTCTCGGCTGACGACGGCCTCGGGTCGACTCGCCGAAACCGCCGTCGACGACCTCACGACGCTTCGAGTCGACGGCTCGGAGGCGACGATTCCGCGGTTCGACCACGTGGTCAAGGCGTGGCCCGCGGGCACCGGCATGAACCTCGATACCCGCGACCCGGAGCTCGTCGAAGACGCCTTAGCGGCCGTCGAGGCGCTCGACGAACGGGTCGTCCTCTCGTCGCCGTCGCGCGAGGCGGTCAGTATCGCGCTGGAGACGCCGACGTCGGCCGAGGTCGGCTACTCGTTCCGCGACGACGTTTCCGCGGAGTTGGCGTGGGCGACAGAACGGGGCTGTGATTTCGTCCACGTCGAACACGGCCTGTGCACCTCCACGGACCTCGTGGAGCCCGCGCACGACGCCGGCCTGCTCGTCGACGCGTGGACCGTCGACGACGAAGTGACCGCGACGACCCTCCAGTCGCTCGGCGTCGACGCCCTCACCGTCGACCGATGGGACGTCGTCGCCGTGGAGTCGCACTCGTGA
- a CDS encoding inositol monophosphatase family protein, protein MVDDRYLWTATRAAEVAGDELRARFESRSRGRSRDRPADEAAEERIIDVIAAAFPDDNVVSEEGSPEFRPKPRWVVDPLDGTVNFHNGVPHFSVSIMYEGATRPDVGVVNYVPADQLYVAIEGEGAFVNGRELSVSNAAELSDALVVTGFDSLARANGDGAYLEALCASTRGVRRMGSAAAELALVAAGRFDVYFEQNLDMWDTRTGPLLVREAGGEVTHVEAIDDVTGDTVVASNQALHRQVISLMSRHSALG, encoded by the coding sequence ATGGTTGACGACCGTTACCTGTGGACCGCGACTCGGGCGGCCGAGGTCGCCGGCGACGAGTTACGGGCCCGCTTCGAGTCGAGGTCTCGCGGGCGGTCCCGCGACCGCCCGGCGGACGAGGCCGCCGAAGAGCGCATCATCGACGTGATAGCCGCCGCGTTCCCGGACGACAACGTCGTCTCCGAGGAGGGTTCTCCGGAGTTCCGCCCGAAGCCGCGCTGGGTCGTCGACCCCCTCGACGGCACGGTCAACTTCCACAACGGCGTGCCGCATTTCTCCGTCTCTATCATGTACGAGGGGGCGACGCGGCCCGACGTCGGCGTCGTCAACTACGTCCCGGCGGACCAGTTGTACGTCGCAATCGAGGGTGAAGGCGCGTTCGTCAACGGCCGGGAACTCTCGGTCTCGAACGCCGCGGAGCTGTCGGACGCGCTCGTCGTGACCGGGTTCGACTCGCTGGCCCGAGCGAACGGCGACGGCGCGTACCTCGAAGCGCTCTGCGCATCGACGCGAGGCGTTCGCCGGATGGGGTCGGCCGCCGCGGAGTTGGCGCTCGTCGCCGCCGGCCGGTTCGACGTGTATTTCGAGCAGAACCTCGATATGTGGGACACGAGGACCGGCCCGCTCCTCGTCCGCGAGGCCGGCGGGGAAGTGACGCACGTCGAAGCGATAGACGACGTGACCGGCGACACCGTCGTCGCGTCCAATCAGGCGCTCCACCGGCAGGTCATCTCGCTCATGTCTCGGCACAGCGCCCTCGGATGA
- a CDS encoding SHOCT domain-containing protein, whose amino-acid sequence MTRRDMHLGRTARRLAMLAVPLLVAATGTAAAMGGGYGGGMMGGGWGLFGGGMGLWGLLWMGLLLAVPLYLVFALGKRRESEPDERPLSVLRTRYARGELSDDEFERRREQLERSE is encoded by the coding sequence ATGACACGACGTGACATGCACCTCGGACGTACTGCTCGCCGCCTCGCGATGCTCGCGGTCCCGCTACTGGTCGCGGCGACCGGTACGGCCGCCGCCATGGGCGGCGGATACGGCGGCGGCATGATGGGCGGTGGCTGGGGGCTCTTCGGCGGCGGGATGGGCCTCTGGGGACTCCTCTGGATGGGGCTACTGCTCGCGGTTCCGCTGTACCTCGTCTTTGCCCTCGGGAAGCGGCGGGAGAGCGAACCCGACGAACGGCCGCTGTCGGTCCTCCGAACCCGCTACGCGCGGGGCGAACTCTCGGACGACGAGTTCGAACGGCGGCGCGAACAGTTGGAGCGCTCCGAATAG
- a CDS encoding MarR family transcriptional regulator has translation MNRRRADAVVGALVAGTVLIGGALSWQAYQRQQAFEQMGSMMDMGTSMGAVHGTNPLWYVLGTVLAATVIGGGYLAVRDALDGADASERVQDRTANPTDRERSEPPVEAEESEETSTSGSHPRTRVLDLLPEDERRVLEPVLTSPGITQIELRDRSDFSKSKVSQTVSSLEKRGLLYRERQGRTYRIYPSDELQQNQAP, from the coding sequence ATGAATCGGCGACGAGCAGACGCGGTCGTCGGCGCGCTCGTCGCTGGCACCGTTCTCATCGGCGGAGCGCTCAGTTGGCAGGCGTACCAGCGACAGCAGGCGTTCGAGCAGATGGGGTCGATGATGGACATGGGAACGTCGATGGGGGCCGTCCACGGAACGAACCCGCTGTGGTACGTCCTCGGGACGGTCCTCGCCGCGACCGTCATCGGCGGCGGGTATCTCGCGGTTCGAGACGCGCTCGACGGTGCGGACGCGAGCGAGCGCGTTCAGGACCGGACAGCAAATCCGACCGACCGAGAGCGGTCCGAACCGCCGGTGGAAGCCGAGGAATCGGAGGAGACGAGTACCTCGGGGTCGCACCCGCGGACTCGCGTGCTGGACCTCCTGCCGGAGGACGAGCGCCGGGTGCTCGAACCGGTTCTCACCTCTCCGGGCATCACGCAGATAGAACTCCGAGACCGCTCTGACTTCTCGAAGAGCAAGGTGAGCCAGACGGTGAGTTCCCTGGAAAAACGCGGGTTGCTGTACCGCGAGCGCCAGGGGCGAACGTATCGAATCTATCCGAGCGACGAGTTACAGCAGAACCAAGCGCCGTAG
- a CDS encoding beta-glucosidase, producing MALSDPDVSDLVDSLSLDEKCSLVRGAADPEGTATGYVPGVPRLDIPELRLADGPLGIRIPGRSSTAFPASIAVAATFDPELARRQGVAMAREAKASGQHAVLGPGLNLIRVPNCGRNFEYYAEDPVVTADFAAAVVEGIQSEDVLATPKHYVANNQETKRLVVSAEVGERALRELYLPGFEAAVEAGAGSVMTAYNRVNGTHMSDHRRLVTEVLKDEWGFDGYVVSDWFGTASAVGAATAGLDLEMPGISLEALHEAFGIDPDAEMLEEGDDESIPAGETTTPRFATELKSAVESGAVPADRLDDMVARILGQMARIGLLDGDWGDGGALDTPDHRDLAETLAARGTVLLKNDDGALPLSDDADVALVGPGVAEAMLGGGGSSEVNPAREVSALEGIRARTDGSVAFEPGVERVVTPSFFDDGPADGGDHADDFPGGKTPDIDAAADCAREADVAVVVVRDATTEGADRETLRLPGGQDELVEAVADAADRTVVVVQSGGPVELPWRDSVDAVVESWYPGQADGDALASVLYGDVDPSGRLPVTFAPEDSYPTAAEERFPGVDDEAQYDEGVFVGYRHFDAADADAEPTYPFGHGLSYATFEYGDAEVRGDDAVAVAVTNASDRDGREVVQAYVRPPAVAGVERPTRELAGYAAVEVAAGETETVELSLSEHAFRRYDESDGWTVDAGEYVVEVGRSSRDVRAETTVSR from the coding sequence ATGGCTCTCTCGGACCCCGATGTCTCCGACTTGGTCGACTCGCTCTCTCTCGACGAGAAGTGCTCGCTCGTGCGCGGGGCGGCCGACCCCGAGGGGACGGCGACCGGCTACGTGCCCGGCGTCCCCCGACTCGACATCCCCGAACTTCGCCTCGCCGACGGGCCGCTCGGGATTCGTATCCCCGGCCGCTCGTCGACCGCCTTTCCGGCTTCCATCGCCGTGGCGGCGACGTTCGACCCCGAACTCGCACGGCGACAGGGCGTCGCGATGGCCCGCGAGGCCAAAGCCAGCGGTCAGCACGCGGTCCTCGGCCCCGGGCTGAACCTCATTCGCGTCCCCAACTGCGGGCGTAACTTCGAGTACTACGCCGAGGACCCCGTCGTGACGGCCGACTTCGCCGCCGCGGTCGTGGAGGGAATCCAGTCCGAGGATGTCCTCGCCACGCCGAAGCACTACGTCGCCAACAACCAGGAGACGAAGCGACTCGTCGTCAGCGCCGAAGTCGGCGAGCGGGCGCTCCGAGAGCTCTACCTCCCCGGATTCGAGGCGGCCGTCGAGGCGGGCGCGGGGTCGGTCATGACCGCGTACAACCGCGTCAACGGAACCCACATGAGCGACCACCGACGACTCGTCACCGAGGTACTGAAAGACGAGTGGGGCTTCGACGGCTACGTCGTCTCCGACTGGTTCGGCACCGCGAGCGCCGTCGGTGCGGCCACCGCCGGCCTCGACCTCGAAATGCCGGGTATCTCGCTCGAAGCGCTCCACGAGGCGTTCGGGATCGACCCCGACGCCGAGATGCTTGAGGAGGGCGACGACGAGAGCATCCCGGCCGGCGAGACCACGACGCCCAGGTTCGCGACCGAGCTGAAATCCGCGGTCGAGTCAGGCGCGGTCCCGGCCGACCGCCTCGACGACATGGTCGCGCGAATCCTCGGGCAGATGGCTCGAATCGGCCTCCTCGACGGCGACTGGGGCGACGGCGGCGCGCTCGACACGCCCGACCACCGCGACCTCGCCGAGACGCTCGCCGCCCGCGGGACCGTCCTCCTGAAGAACGACGACGGGGCGCTCCCGCTCTCTGACGACGCCGACGTTGCGCTCGTCGGCCCCGGCGTCGCGGAGGCGATGCTCGGCGGCGGCGGCTCCTCCGAAGTCAACCCCGCCCGCGAGGTTTCGGCGCTCGAAGGAATCCGCGCCCGAACCGACGGCTCGGTCGCGTTCGAACCCGGCGTCGAACGCGTCGTCACGCCCTCGTTCTTCGACGATGGACCCGCGGACGGCGGCGACCACGCCGACGACTTCCCCGGCGGGAAGACGCCCGACATCGACGCGGCGGCCGACTGCGCCCGCGAGGCCGACGTCGCGGTCGTCGTCGTCAGGGACGCGACCACGGAGGGCGCGGACCGCGAGACGCTCCGACTCCCCGGCGGACAGGACGAACTCGTCGAGGCCGTCGCCGATGCCGCCGACCGAACCGTCGTCGTCGTCCAGTCCGGCGGCCCGGTCGAACTGCCGTGGCGCGACTCGGTCGACGCCGTCGTCGAGTCGTGGTACCCCGGACAGGCCGACGGCGACGCGCTCGCGTCGGTCCTCTACGGCGACGTCGACCCCTCGGGTCGCCTCCCAGTCACGTTCGCACCCGAGGACTCGTACCCCACGGCCGCCGAGGAACGATTCCCGGGCGTCGACGACGAGGCGCAGTACGACGAGGGCGTCTTCGTCGGCTACCGGCACTTCGACGCCGCCGACGCGGACGCCGAGCCGACCTACCCCTTCGGACACGGCCTCTCGTATGCGACCTTCGAGTACGGCGACGCGGAGGTGCGCGGCGACGACGCGGTCGCAGTCGCGGTGACGAACGCGTCCGACCGCGACGGGAGAGAAGTCGTGCAGGCGTACGTCCGCCCGCCGGCCGTCGCGGGCGTCGAGCGCCCGACGCGAGAACTCGCCGGCTACGCGGCCGTCGAAGTCGCCGCCGGCGAGACCGAGACGGTCGAACTCTCGCTGTCCGAGCACGCGTTCCGCAGATACGACGAGTCCGACGGGTGGACCGTCGACGCCGGTGAGTACGTCGTGGAGGTCGGCCGTTCGTCCCGCGACGTTCGGGCCGAGACGACGGTGTCGCGGTAG
- the bioB gene encoding biotin synthase BioB, translated as MVYETGNPTVDDAVRRVLGGEELDRTDGVALIAQPVEALAAGADYVRSVRSDGTVDACSIVNAKAGDCAEDCGFCAQSAHFDTGIETHGFLGPEAVLDAARRAERDGAQRFGIVVAEKGVSKERRPNEWAEVLAAIRLVRDETSVEIDASLGLLTEEEARILADEGVNHYNHNIETSPRYFDEVVGTHDFEDRLVTLRRAKDAGMDLCAGVILGMGETPADRVDAAIELQKVGVESLPVNVLNPVPGTPLGDADHADITTTELVKTVAVYRLLHPDARVRLTGGREANLAPDEQHLPFEAGADGVLTGDYLTTDGQSPAADIEVVERAGLEPNRAVNDFDVDAVKRREARDG; from the coding sequence ATGGTTTACGAGACTGGAAACCCAACTGTCGACGACGCGGTGCGGCGAGTGCTCGGCGGCGAGGAACTCGACCGAACCGACGGCGTGGCGCTCATCGCCCAACCGGTCGAGGCGCTCGCGGCGGGGGCTGATTACGTCCGCTCGGTCCGCTCCGACGGGACCGTGGACGCCTGTTCCATCGTCAACGCCAAGGCCGGCGACTGCGCCGAGGACTGCGGGTTCTGCGCGCAGTCGGCGCACTTCGACACCGGTATCGAGACGCACGGCTTTCTCGGACCGGAGGCGGTGTTGGACGCCGCGCGACGCGCCGAGCGCGACGGCGCACAGCGGTTCGGCATCGTCGTCGCCGAGAAGGGCGTCTCGAAGGAGCGCCGGCCCAACGAGTGGGCAGAGGTGCTGGCGGCGATTCGACTCGTCCGCGACGAGACGAGCGTCGAAATCGACGCCTCGCTCGGTCTGCTCACCGAGGAGGAAGCGCGAATCCTCGCCGACGAGGGCGTGAACCACTACAACCACAACATCGAGACCTCGCCGCGGTACTTCGACGAGGTGGTCGGAACCCACGACTTCGAGGACCGACTCGTGACGCTCCGGCGGGCCAAAGACGCGGGGATGGACCTCTGTGCCGGCGTCATCCTCGGGATGGGTGAGACGCCGGCGGACCGCGTCGACGCCGCCATCGAACTCCAGAAAGTCGGCGTCGAGTCGCTCCCGGTGAACGTGCTCAACCCCGTTCCCGGGACGCCGCTCGGCGACGCCGACCACGCGGACATCACGACGACGGAACTCGTCAAGACCGTCGCCGTCTACCGACTGCTCCACCCCGACGCGCGCGTCCGACTGACCGGTGGCCGGGAGGCGAACCTCGCGCCCGACGAGCAACACCTGCCGTTCGAAGCCGGCGCGGACGGCGTCCTCACCGGCGACTACCTGACGACCGACGGGCAGTCGCCGGCGGCCGACATCGAAGTGGTCGAGCGGGCGGGCCTCGAACCGAACCGCGCGGTCAACGACTTCGACGTGGACGCCGTCAAGCGCCGAGAAGCGAGAGACGGCTGA
- a CDS encoding carbohydrate ABC transporter permease gives MATETDTTTFDAGKLAHRLPDDALLHGGIVFAILLMASPLLLAIIMSTQSTTEVYQVTNLGLGSKGLSNYSDALVNYDFSTYMLNSFVMSVIVVVGKVTLSLFAALALVYYRFPYERAVFMFILLTLLLPVPVRIVPLFQLMADLGWTNSLLALTGPYIASATAVFLFRQQFMGIPASLVEVARLDGVGPLTFLFRVLIPMSRGMIAGVCVITFIYTWNQFLWPLVVVTDKSSQVVQVGIRYLQGSAQAGLTQWGLIMAGAVLALLPPLVVLIVLHRPLLRTLTIQQK, from the coding sequence ATGGCCACAGAGACAGACACCACGACGTTCGACGCGGGAAAGCTCGCGCACCGCCTGCCGGACGACGCGCTGCTGCACGGCGGCATCGTCTTCGCAATCCTCCTGATGGCGTCGCCGCTGCTGCTCGCGATTATCATGAGCACGCAGTCGACGACGGAGGTGTATCAGGTGACGAACCTCGGCCTCGGGTCGAAGGGGCTGTCGAACTACTCGGACGCGCTCGTGAACTACGACTTCAGCACGTACATGCTGAACTCGTTCGTGATGAGCGTCATCGTCGTCGTCGGGAAGGTTACGCTCTCGCTGTTCGCGGCGCTCGCGCTCGTCTACTACCGCTTCCCGTACGAGCGGGCGGTGTTCATGTTCATCCTGCTGACGCTGTTGTTGCCGGTGCCGGTTCGAATCGTCCCGCTGTTCCAGTTGATGGCCGACCTCGGGTGGACGAACTCCCTGTTGGCGTTGACCGGGCCGTACATCGCGAGCGCGACGGCCGTGTTCCTCTTTCGCCAGCAGTTCATGGGAATCCCGGCCTCGCTCGTCGAGGTCGCGCGCCTCGACGGCGTCGGCCCGCTTACCTTCCTGTTCAGGGTGCTCATCCCGATGTCGAGAGGGATGATTGCCGGGGTGTGCGTTATCACGTTCATCTACACGTGGAACCAGTTCCTCTGGCCGCTGGTCGTCGTGACCGACAAGAGCAGTCAGGTCGTCCAAGTGGGGATTCGGTACCTCCAGGGCTCCGCGCAGGCGGGGCTGACGCAGTGGGGACTCATCATGGCCGGCGCGGTCCTCGCGTTGCTCCCGCCGCTCGTGGTACTCATCGTGCTGCACCGACCGCTCCTACGAACGCTCACCATCCAACAGAAATAG
- a CDS encoding carbohydrate ABC transporter permease, which yields MSTATKPYDSTLQAALLLLPTAAVLVAFLYYPALETFRLSLYETLFLGQRQTWTGLGNFVSLLTSGVYQYSFFITVAFAAVVVFGTLGVSLLIGYLIFSVDVRSSVYLVAAIWPYALPPAVAAILLNFILHPNLGIFTHYLELLTPLTLDWFNDGPQAFAILAVVVIWKQLGYNIIFIVAALNNIPEILTENARIDGVGRFRMLYKVYVPMIAPTMTFLVVMNTIYAFFSTFPLVDLMTSGGPSDATNFLIFKLYRDAFQFNSLGLASAQSVILFVVVSILMYIQLRFASGYGRYGG from the coding sequence ATGTCTACTGCCACAAAACCGTACGATTCGACGCTTCAGGCGGCGCTGTTGTTACTCCCGACAGCGGCGGTACTCGTCGCGTTCCTGTACTACCCCGCGCTCGAAACCTTCCGTCTCAGTCTCTACGAGACGCTGTTTCTCGGACAGCGACAGACGTGGACCGGGCTCGGGAACTTCGTCAGCCTGCTCACGTCGGGCGTCTACCAGTACAGTTTCTTCATCACGGTCGCGTTCGCAGCGGTCGTCGTCTTCGGGACACTCGGCGTCTCGCTGTTGATCGGCTACCTGATATTCTCCGTCGACGTCCGGTCGTCCGTCTACCTCGTCGCCGCGATTTGGCCGTACGCGCTCCCGCCGGCGGTCGCCGCGATTCTCCTGAACTTCATCCTGCACCCGAATCTCGGCATCTTCACCCACTACCTCGAACTCCTGACGCCGCTCACTTTGGACTGGTTCAACGACGGCCCGCAGGCGTTCGCCATCCTCGCGGTCGTCGTCATCTGGAAGCAACTCGGCTACAACATCATCTTCATCGTCGCCGCGCTGAACAACATCCCCGAGATACTGACGGAGAACGCGCGCATCGACGGCGTCGGTCGGTTCAGAATGCTGTACAAGGTGTATGTGCCGATGATTGCGCCGACGATGACGTTCCTCGTCGTCATGAACACGATATACGCGTTCTTCTCGACGTTCCCGCTCGTGGACCTGATGACGAGCGGCGGGCCGAGCGACGCCACGAACTTCCTGATATTCAAGCTCTACCGCGACGCCTTCCAGTTCAACAGCCTCGGACTGGCGTCCGCGCAGTCCGTGATTCTGTTCGTCGTCGTGTCGATTCTGATGTACATCCAGCTTCGGTTCGCGTCGGGCTACGGGCGGTACGGAGGATAA
- a CDS encoding ABC transporter substrate-binding protein codes for MSQYMPENGPVGERAETTNRAIGRTTSRRGFLATAGAVGVAGLAGCSGGSNSPTQTEGGSGSTDQSGTTAGSSGAQDVTVSFWHIFGGELGQTLGDMAAEFSQQRDGVTIEAVNNGGYRQNLNQSLQASRAGDPPGIVQIFEVGTRLALDSGSFTPVEEILPEGQIDFDDFLPSVLNYYRMDGTLNSMPFNSSNTIMLYNKSAFEEAGLDPESPPRSLAEVRQAAQTIVDQTDMESGISWPNHTWMQIEQQFAKQDQVLVNQENGRDGRPDQTFFNSEAGRSVYSWWKGMAQDGLYLNPGIEAWGEARQAFLTQKVPMLWDSTSNIVSMQSGAKENGFELGSGYLPTPDGANTGVVIGGGSLWVPDALSDEKKQAAGEFIAYVTQTEQQARWHRNSGYFPVRQSSIDQLTDDGWFENNPNFSTAFDQLQDTEDTPATRGAVMGVFPKTRSINEEISVSIINDQLGVEEGLSRMDTQVGEALEGYNGNYDGSQ; via the coding sequence ATGTCCCAGTACATGCCTGAAAATGGCCCTGTCGGCGAGCGAGCCGAAACGACGAACCGAGCTATCGGGCGCACAACCAGTCGACGCGGATTCCTCGCAACGGCGGGGGCTGTCGGCGTCGCGGGACTCGCGGGCTGTTCCGGTGGGAGCAACTCACCGACCCAAACCGAAGGCGGGAGCGGGAGCACCGACCAGTCGGGGACGACGGCCGGGTCGTCCGGCGCGCAGGACGTGACCGTCTCGTTTTGGCACATCTTCGGCGGCGAACTCGGCCAGACGCTGGGAGACATGGCCGCCGAGTTCTCACAGCAACGCGACGGCGTCACCATCGAGGCAGTCAACAACGGCGGCTACCGGCAGAACCTCAACCAGTCGCTGCAGGCGTCGCGGGCGGGTGACCCGCCGGGCATCGTCCAGATATTCGAGGTCGGGACGCGGCTCGCGCTCGACAGCGGCTCGTTCACGCCGGTCGAGGAGATTCTGCCAGAAGGCCAAATCGACTTTGACGACTTCCTGCCGTCAGTCTTGAACTATTACCGCATGGATGGGACGCTGAACTCGATGCCGTTCAACTCCTCGAACACCATCATGCTCTACAACAAGAGCGCGTTCGAGGAGGCCGGCCTCGACCCCGAAAGCCCGCCGCGGAGCCTCGCGGAGGTCCGGCAGGCCGCACAGACCATCGTCGACCAGACCGACATGGAGAGCGGAATCAGCTGGCCGAACCACACGTGGATGCAGATCGAACAGCAGTTCGCGAAGCAGGACCAGGTGCTCGTGAACCAGGAGAACGGCCGCGACGGTCGGCCCGACCAGACGTTCTTCAACTCCGAGGCGGGGCGCAGCGTCTACTCCTGGTGGAAGGGGATGGCCCAAGACGGCCTCTATCTCAACCCCGGCATCGAGGCGTGGGGCGAAGCGCGACAGGCGTTCCTCACCCAGAAGGTGCCGATGCTGTGGGACTCCACGTCCAACATCGTCTCGATGCAGTCCGGCGCGAAGGAGAACGGCTTCGAACTCGGCTCCGGCTACCTGCCGACGCCCGACGGCGCGAACACCGGCGTCGTCATCGGCGGGGGGTCGCTGTGGGTGCCCGACGCCCTCTCCGACGAGAAGAAGCAGGCCGCGGGTGAGTTCATCGCCTACGTCACCCAGACCGAACAGCAGGCGCGCTGGCACCGCAACAGCGGCTACTTCCCGGTCCGACAGAGCTCCATCGACCAGCTCACGGACGACGGGTGGTTCGAGAACAACCCCAACTTCAGCACGGCGTTCGACCAGCTACAGGACACCGAGGACACCCCCGCGACGCGCGGCGCGGTGATGGGCGTGTTCCCCAAGACCAGGTCGATTAACGAGGAGATATCGGTCAGCATCATCAACGACCAACTCGGCGTCGAAGAGGGACTGTCGCGGATGGACACGCAGGTCGGCGAGGCCCTCGAAGGGTACAACGGCAACTACGACGGGAGCCAGTAG